A region of Drosophila mauritiana strain mau12 chromosome 3L, ASM438214v1, whole genome shotgun sequence DNA encodes the following proteins:
- the LOC117140359 gene encoding UDP-glucuronosyltransferase, protein MQILQVFLGTLLCGIVLGANILAVFPSVWKSHYLFGRRLLQELVESPGNHSVTLISPHAAQEGVDAEIPKIRELRIEGLRENWLDMGMSFEAEEMRAQSVMERFTRLIYAGTTNVDILLSDPQVRKLLTSGEKFDLLIVDLFLSDALLGLAFYYGIPTVAVSPTGANSWLNNMFGNPQSSALDPSNFLPFTERMNTRQRILNSLMSTFERLTYNFFHLISQQSVYTNHFELLVKELPLYRDLTKNLSLALINSHPGLHYPRAYLPNMVEVGGLHLSHSNDDHLPKHLLSFMESAPSGVIYFSLGADVETAQLPQEKLAIILDVFGHLKEFHFLLKWEKEEFTVEQVLPENVMIADWWPQQAILHHPQVKMFISSCGQLSVWESISGQKPVLAIPILAEQEVMAKRLQRHGVSVTVGYDSIAYDSLLHGIRQLTLNTSYVEKLGQLKERLISRDSTPVGKAVRKIQLILESGGADFLKSHANTLNFWRAEGVDVLLIIAVGFFGILTIPFLAICFILRKSYHSQAAQDQPPYRTNLKVVGRVHSYGDQGSGTSPKGTESLRRTRSAQSLSARSSSSSMSSNSPTSPSTASTTPLDLTPPPPIQLLGHVPPLQLYVNQQRIYSSDRKTSQEEAERRFS, encoded by the exons ATGCAAATCCTGCAAGTGTTTCTGGGCACGCTGCTCTGCGGCATCGTCCTGGGCGCCAATATACTGGCAGTTTTTCCCAGTGTCTGGAAATCGCACTATCTCTTTGGCCGGAGATTGCTGCAGGAGCTGGTGGAGAGTCCGGGAAACCACTCCGTAACTCTGATCAGTCCACATGCCGCGCAGGAAGGTGTGGATGCGGAAATACCCAAAATCAGGGAGCTGCGCATCGAAGGGCTGCGGGAAAACTGGCTCGACATGGGCATGAGTTTCGAGGCCGAGGAAATGCGGGCCCAGAGTGTGATGGAAAGGTTCACCCGGCTAATCTACGCTGGCACCACCAATGTGGACATCTTGCTGTCGGATCCCCAGGTCCGGAAGCTGCTGACCAGCGGCGAAAAGTTCGACTTACTCATAGTGGACCTGTTCCTAAGCGATGCTCTGCTAGG CTTGGCCTTCTACTATGGCATACCCACCGTTGCAGTCAGTCCCACCGGCGCGAATTCCTGGCTGAATAACATGTTCGGCAATCCCCAATCGTCCGCTCTGGATCCCAGCAATTTCCTGCCCTTCACGGAGAGAATGAACACGAGGCAGAGGATTCTAAACTCGCTTATGAGCACCTTTGAGCGCTTGACCTACAA CTTTTTCCACTTGATCTCCCAGCAATCGGTGTACACCAATCACTTTGAACTGCTGGTAAAGGAGCTGCCGCTCTATAGAGATCTGACAAAGAATCTGAGCTTGGCCTTGATCAACTCCCATCCAGGCCTACATTATCCACGTGCATATTTGCCCAACATGGTGGAAGTGGGCGGCCTGCACTTGAGCCACTCAAATGATGACCATTTGCCAAAG CATCTTCTGTCGTTCATGGAATCTGCTCCCAGCGGGGTTATCTATTTTAGCCTGGGCGCCGATGTGGAAACAGCTCAGCTGCCTCAGGAGAAGTTGGCCATTATTCTGGATGTGTTTGGCCACCTCAAGGAGTTTCACTTCTTGCTGAAGTGGGAAAAGGAGGAGTTCACGGTGGAGCAGGTGCTGCCGGAGAACGTTATGATTGCTGATTGGTGGCCACAACAGGCTATCCTTCACCATCCACAGGTCAAGATGTTTATTAGCAGCTGCGGTCAGTTGAGCGTTTGGGAATCGATTAGTGGACAAAAGCCAGTACTTGCCATACCCATTCTGGCCGAACAAGAGGTGATGGCTAAGCGCTTGCAGCGCCATGGAGTCTCCGTCACCGTCGGCTACGACTCTATAGCTTACGATTCGCTGCTCCACGGCATAAGACAACTCACCCTGAATACCAGCTATGTGGAAAAGTTGGGTCAACTCAAAGAACGACTGATTAGCCGGGATTCCACGCCAGTTGGAAAAGCTGTGCGAAAGATACAGCTTATATTGGAGTCTGGAGGAGCTGACTTTCTTAAGTCGCACGCCAATACCTTAAACTTTTGGAGAGCAGAAGGTGTGGATGTTCTGCTTATAATAGCAGTGGGCTTTTTTGGAATTTTAACCATTCCTTTCCTGGCCATTTGCTTtatactaagaaaatcctacCACAGCCAAGCTGCACAGGATCAGCCACCATACAGAACCAACCTTAAAGTGGTTGGCAGAGTGCACAGCTATGGTGACCAGGGAAGTGGTACATCTCCCAAGGGAACCGAGTCGCTCCGGAGAACGCGGTCCGCTCAATCTTTATCGGCGCGGTCCAGCTCTTCGAGCATGAGCTCCAACTCACCGACGAGTCCATCGACAGCGTCCACTACGCCACTGGACCTAACTCCCCCACCTCCGATTCAGCTGCTCGGACATGTGCCGCCCTTGCAGTTGTACGTGAATCAGCAGCGGATATACTCAAGCGATCGAAAGACATCACAGGAGGAAGCAGAACGCAGGTTCTCATAA
- the LOC117139228 gene encoding sideroflexin-2, with product MSQVSTLIDVDKPLFDLSTFAGRFQYFAWMTDPRTVVVSSDRLLEAKAMVERYRKGDQSPQLKPEEVHYNMKLYNSAFHPDTGELQNFCGRMSFQVPGGMLITGGMLAFYRTVPAVVLWQFINQSFNAVVNYTNRNANSPTSVTQLGVAYVSATTSALVAAIGCKNYWSKKATPLFQRFVPFAAVAAANFVNIPLMRQNEIINGIEVKNDEGVVVGQSRLAAIKGIGEVVVSRIAMAAPGMLVLPLIMERLEKLPAYRRIKWINAPFQTLLVGCFLCFMVPTACALFPQQCSLDTSIMRTFEPELYEDLEKKTQGKVPKRVYFNKGL from the exons ATGTCGCAGGTATCAA CCCTCATCGATGTGGACAAGCCACTCTTCGATCTCAGCACCTTCGCTGGGCGCTTCCAGTACTTCGCCTGGATGACGGACCCCCGCACCGTAGTCGTCTCCAGCGATCGCCTGCTGGAAGCCAAAGCCATGGTTGAACGCTACCGGAAGGGCGACCAATCGCCGCAGCTGAAGCCGGAGGAGGTGCACTACAACATGAAGCTGTACAACTCAGCCTTTCATCCGGATACCGGCGAGCTGCAGAACTTTTGTGGCCGCATGAGTTTTCAG GTTCCCGGTGGCATGTTGATCACCGGTGGCATGCTGGCCTTCTATCGCACCGTGCCCGCCGTGGTGCTCTGGCAGTTCATCAACCAGTCCTTCAACGCGGTTGTTAACTACACGAATCGCAATGCCAATTCGCCGACCAGCGTTACGCAGCTGGGCGTGGCCTATGTATCCGCCACGACATCGGCTCTGGTAGCTGCTATTGGATGCAAGAACTATTGGTCAAAGAAAGCGACTCCGCTGTTCCAAAGATTTGTGCCCTTCGCGGCTGTGGCGGCGGCGAACTTCGTGAACATTCCGCTAATGCGACAAAATGAGATAATCAATGGCATAGAGGTGAAGAACGACGAAGGAGTGGTTGTGGGCCAGAGTAGATTGGCAGCCATCAAGGGAATAGGTGAGGTGGTTGTGTCCAGGATTGCGATGGCGGCGCCCGGAATGCTGGTGCTGCCATTGATAATGGAGAGGCTGGAGAAACTGCCTGCGTACAGGCGCATCAAGTGGATTAATGCTCCATTCCAGACCCTGTTGGTTGGGTGCTT CCTTTGCTTCATGGTGCCCACTGCCTGCGCCCTGTTCCCACAGCAGTGTTCCTTGGACACTTCGATTATGCGCACCTTCGAGCCCGAACTTTACGAGGACCTCGAGAAGAAAACTCAGGGCAAAGTGCCCAAGCGTGTCTACTTCAACAAGGGTCTGTAA